The DNA region TCTCGTTCTCGTGGACGCGAATCTCGAGCAGCACGCCGGCCGCCGGCGAGGGGATCTCGGCATCGACCTTGTCGGTCGAGATCTCGAACAGCGGCTCGTCGCGGTCGACCGTGTCGCCGGTCTTCTTGATCCACCGGACGACGGTCCCCTCGGTGACCGATTCCCCCATCTGGGGCATGACGACGTTGGTTGGCATACAGCAGGCTCAGGGCTCGGAAAGCAGGCTCAGGGCTCAGGGCTCAAGGCGCGGAGACAGGCTCAAGGCTCAGGGCTCGAGGCTCAGAAAGAATGCTGCAGGCTCGAGGCTCGAGGCTCGGGACTCAGGACTCAGAAGCGCCCTGGTGGCTCGGGCTGAAGGCATCGGTGCCGCCGACCGAACCATCGGGAAGCTCTCTGAGCCTTGAGTCTGTAGCCCTGAGCCTTCATTTCACATGTGGATCGCCGCGCCGTGCGTCGCGTGCGCCGCCTCGCCCACGGCTTCCGACATGGTCGGGTGCGCCTGGATGGTGCGGATCAGCTCCTCGACGGTGCATTCGAGGCGTAGCGCGAGAGTGGCCTGCGACACCAGTTCGGTGGCGCGCGGGCCGATCATGTGCACGCCGAGGATCTCGTCGTACTTCGTCTCGGCGACGATCTTCACGAACCCCTCGGTCTCGTTGGCGATCTTGGCGCGGCCGAGGACGCCGAACGGGAAGGTGCCGACGCGCACGTCGTACCCGCGCTCCCTGGCCTGGGCCTCGGTGAGGCCGACGCTGCCGATCTCGGGGTCGCAATACGTGCACCCGGGCACGTGGTCGTAGTTGATCGGCCGCACGTGGTGACCGGCGATGCGCTCGGCGGCCAGGATGCCCTCGGCCGACGAGAGGTGCGCGAGTTGCTTGTGGGCGCCCGTGCCCAGCGTGATCACGTCGCCGACCGCCGAGATGCCCGGCACCGACGTGCGCATCAGCGGGTCGACCTTGATGTAGCCGCGCTCCATCTCGAGCCCGAGCGCCTCCACGCCGAGGCCCTCGGTGACCGGGCCGCGGCCGGTGGCCACCAGCAGGTACTCCGCCGAGAGGGTCTCGACCTTGCCGTCGGGCAGTTGCGCGGTCACCTCGACGAGATCGCCCTTGTTGACGGCGCCGGTGACCTTGGTGCCGGTGAGGACGCGAATCTTCTTCTTGCGGAAGCTCTTCTCGAGCGTCTCCGATACCTGCGCGTCCTCGTTGGGGACGATGCGGGGCAGCAGCTCGATGACGGTGACCTCGGCGGTGCCGAAGCTGTTGAAGATCGAGGCGAACTCGACGCCGACCGCGCCCGAGCCCATCACGATGATGGACTTCGGCACCTCGCGCATGCTCATCGCCTCGTTGCTGGTGACGATGCGCTTGTAGTCGAAGGCGATGCCCGGCACGCTGCGGGGCGAGGAGCCCGTCGCCACGACGATCTCCTTGTTCGCGGTGACCTGGCTGACCGAGCCGTCGGCCGCGGTGACCTCGACGGCCCCCTTGCCGAGCAGCCGGGCCGTGCCCTTGATCCACTCGATCTTGTTCTTCTTGAAGAGCAGGCCGATGCCGCCGGTCAGGCCCTTGACGATCTTGTCCTTGCGGTCCTGCACGACGCCCATGTCGATGCCGACCTGCGCGGCCTCGCCCAGGGTGATGCCCCAGTCCTTGGCGGCCTTGGCCACCTTGTAGGCGTGCGCGTGCTCGAGGAGCGCCTTGGTCGGGATGCACCCCCAGTTGAGGCACGTGCCGCCGAGTACCTGCTCCCGCTCCACGACCGCCGTCGACAGCCCCAGCTGGGCCGCCCGAATGGCCGCCACGTAGCCGCCCGTCCCCGCGCCGATCACCACGACATCGAATGCGCTCGCCAACCCCGACTCCTCTGGGAAGCCGACCCGGATAACCCGCGGGCCGGACGAAGGAAACCATCAATTATGGATCACCGGGCACCGGGCACCGGGCACCGGGCACCGGGCACCGGGCACCGGGCACCGGGCACCGGGCACCGGGCACCGGCCACCGGGGTTGGGGGCTGGGGCCCTTCGCCCTCCCCCTGCCCCCTTCCGCCTTCCCGCCTTCTGCCTTCCCGCCTTCCGCCTTCTCCCTTCCTCCTTCCCCTGAGCCGTGAGCCCTGAGCCCTGAGCCGTTCGCCGTTCGCCGTTCGGCGTTGAATAATGACCCCGCCATGCCGCTGCCCCAGAAGACGCTGCTGATCGTCGACGACGACGAGGGGATGCGTGACACGCTGACGGCGATCCTCAAGCGGGAGTATCGGGTGCTGACGGTGGCCTCGGCCGAGGACGGCCTGTCGCGGCTGCGGCAGACCCGCATCGACCTGATGCTGCTCGACGTCCGGTTGCCGGGGATGGGCGGCCTCGAGTTGCTGCGCCAGGTGCGGGAGCTGCACGACCAGGTCGAGATCATCATGATCTCGGCGATCACCGACGTCGAGACCGCCGTGCAGGCGATGAAGCTCGGCGCGTACCACTACATCACCAAGGAGTTCGACTACGACGCGCTGCGCGCCCTCGTCCGCAATGCGAGCGAGCGGCAGGACCTGCGCAACCGTGTCGAGTCGCTGACCGCGCAGGTGCAGGCGTTCGACGAGGAGTTCGTCACCGGCACCAGCTCGGCGATGAAGGCGGTGGTCAGCCTCGTGCAGAAGGTGGCGCCCCTGGACACCACCGTGCTGATCACCGGCGAGAGCGGCACCGGCAAGGAGATGCTCGCTCGCCGCATCCATGCCGAGTCGGACCGCCGCAAGGGCCCCTTCATCGCCGTGAACCTGGCCGCCATCCCGAGCGAACTCGTGGAAAGCACGCTCTTCGGGCACGAGCGCGGGGCGTTCACCGGCGCCGTCCGCCAGCAGCTCGGCAAGTTCGAGCTCGCCAATGGCGGCACGCTGTTCCTCGACGAGATCGGCGACCTCAGGCTCGACCTGCAAGCCAAGCTCCTGCGGGCCATCCAGGAGAACGAGATCGAGCGGGTTGGCGGGAGGCACCCGCTGCGGGTCGACATCCGGCTCGTGGTGGCAACCAACGCCGACCTCTCCGAGGCGGTGCGCGCCGGCAGGTTCCGCGAGGACCTCTTCTACCGGATCAACGTGATTCCCGTCCGCCTGCCGCCGCTGCGCGACCGGCTCGAGGACATCGGGCAATTGCTCGAGGTGTTCATCCGCCGCTACGCCATCCGCTTCAGGAAGGTGGTCCGCGCCATCGAGCCCGCCGCCCTCGCCGTGCTCGAGCGCTATCGCTGGCCGGGCAACATCCGGGAACTGCAGAACCTGGCCGAACGCATGGTGGCGGTGTGCGACAAGGCCGAGATCACCGAGGCGGACCTGCCGCTCGAGGTGCAACTGGCCGCGCTCGACGCCCGCGAGGCCAACGCCTCCGAGAGCCTCCTCGACCAGGCCGTGGCCGCCTTCGAGCGGAGCTACCTGCTCAAGGCACTCGAGAAGGGCGAGTGGAACGTCGCGGCGACCGCCCGGCAGCTGCGGCTCCCCCTCAGCACCCTCAAGCACCGGATGAGCCGACTCGGCCTGTACGACGTGACCCGCCGGCTCCGGGAGTCGTAGGCCGGCCAATTGCTACCTTTTGGTGTCGGCGCCCCGTCAGGATTGCTGTAACTGCGAACACTCGGGGCACGCTGGTTGGCAGAAATCGCGCTCCATGGCCGGGCCGTCCCGGCGTGATCCGCCCCGGATGTCCAGAAACTCGTGCCACTTGCCGAAATACCAACCATGGTTGGCTCGGCTGGCATTCATCTGGCAACTCCGGCGGCCGCGATGCGCGCGTCCCGCTTCACCCTGTCCACGCCGCTCCCGGGGTCCGACGAGGTCTTCCTCTTCAACACCCTGACCGAGAGCCAGATCGTCGTCTCCCCCGACGTGGTCGACCTGATCGCCCGGGTCGACCGGGGCGAGCCGGTCGCCGGCACACGCACCACCCGCGAAGCCATCCGTCAACTGGCCGAGCTCGGGTTCCTGGTGGAGAGCGCCGAGGCCGAGCAGCGGGCCCTCGAGGCCTTCTTTCGCGACATCCGTGAGGACGCCACCCACCTGCGGGTCACGGTGCTGACGACCCTGCAGTGCAATTTCGCGTGTGACTACTGCATCCAGGGCGACCACCAGGACCACGACGCCCCCGAAGGCCGGATGTCGCTGGACACGGCGGCGCGCGTCGGCGACTGGATCGAGGCGCGGCTCGACGCCCTGGGCTCGCCCCGCTTCACCCTGACGTTCTTCGGTGGTGAGCCGCTGCTGAACCTGCCGGTGGTGTACGCCCTGGCCGAGCGGGCCTGGACGGCCTGTCAGGCCCGCGGGGTCGTCATGACCATCAGCATCATCACCAACGGCCTGCTCCTCACCGAGGCCGTCGTCGACCGCCTGCTGCCGTTCGGGCTGGCCGGCGTCAAGGTGACCCTCGACGGCGACCGCGCCACGCACGACAGGCTGCGGCCGTTGCGCGGCGGCCAGGGCACCTTCGACCGCATCATCGCGAACCTGCGCGCCGTGGCCCCGAAGGTGCGCGTCAGCCTCGGCGGCAACTTCGACGTCGAGAGCGTCGCCTCGTACCCGGCACTGCTCGAGTTCCTGCGCGCCGAGCCGTTCGCCGACCGGATCGCGAAGCTGACCTTCAAGCCGATCATCCGTGGACCGAAGACGGGCCGGGCGCTGGCCTCGTCGGCCGTCGACGGCCGACGCGTGATTCCACTGGTCGAGGCCGACCGGCAACCCGCTCTCGGCGGCACGTGCATGACCGCTGCCGGCGCCGGGTCGGGCTCGACGCCCTGCGACACCTGCGGCCTGGCAGACGACGCCATGGGCCGGCTGCGCGAGCAGACGCTCGCGGCCGGGTTCCACACGCCCGATGGCGTCCACATGGGCCCCTGCGAACTGCATCGTCGCCACGCCAGCACCATCGGCCCCGACGGCTCGCTCTATCCGTGCCCGGGCTTCACCGGCGAGCCCGGCCTTCGCGTCGGTCACGTGCGCGCGGAGCGCCACGACGCGCACCGTGCGACGCGCGAGCGTTTCGACAGGCACGCGCCCTGGCGCGCCTGCGGCGACTGTGCGCTGGTGCCGGTGTGCGGCGGCGGGTGCTCGGTGGCCGCGCACAACGAGCAGGGCGACCTCGACCTCCCCAACTGCCACAAGCCGGCGATGCTCGCCGCGCTTCCGGCACTGGCCGCGGCAGCGGCCGTTCCCGCCTGACCGGCAGCCGCCGGCCAGCGTTCCCTCAAAGGAGTGCATCCGTGACCATTCGAGTCGTGCAGCGTGGGTCCCTGAAGGACAAGCCGTATTGCCCGTTCCTGATCGACGTCCCGATCGAGGAGGTGCCCGAGAAGTAGGCCGGACGCCCTGCGCGGACCCGCGGGACCGCCCGTCGCCCGGGCGGCCGGGGGACCGCCCCTCCGTTCTGCGGCATGGCGATCACCGCGGGCGCAGGTTCGTGATACAAGCAGCCACGGCGAACCGGTCCTTCGACAGAGGAGGTTCGCCGATCGCTGCGTGATCGCGCCTTTCGATTGCTCACCCGGCGCTCGCGCCGACACGCGACCAGCCGCGCTCCTCGCGGTGGCGTGCGCGTCGGTGTGCCTCATCACCGTCGCGACGGGCGCGTGCCGCCGCGACGATCCCGTGCGCCCGCGGCCGGCGGCGTCGCAGCACGTCACCATCGCCATTCCGAGCCTCGTGGCTCCCGACACTCCGCTGCTGTTCGTCCTGACGCAGACACGCCTGATCAGGCTCGACGCCACGGGCGTCGAGCAGCCGGCCTTCATCGAGCGATGGTCGTCATCGCCCGACGGCCTCACCTGGACGCTCGTGGTGCGACCCGACGAGCGGCTGCACGACGGCACGCAGGCCACCGCGGCAGACGTCGCGGCACGCATCCGCGAGGCCGCGGCCTCACCCGACGCCGGCCCCGGCCTGTGGCCCGTGGTCGGGGTGGACGCGCTCGACGACCATCGGGTGCGCATCCGCCTGAAGGAGCCGACGAGCCTGCTGCTCGAGACCCTGGCGCTCGCCGAGGCGCTTCCGGCCGGCGCGTACCGCAACGTCGCCCCGCCTGATGCGCCGCCCTCCCTGCGAGCCGTGGTTCGCGCCGGCGAGCCCGCGCCGGCCATCGGCTCGGTCGACATCAAGCGATACGACACGCCGCGCGCCGCCGTCGTGGCGCTGCTGCGCGGCGAGGTGGACGTCCTGTACGAGGTGCCGGGCGAGGCCCGCGCTCTGCTGGACGCCGACGGCGGCGTCCGCATCTACCCACACGTGAAGCCGTACGTGCTGACGCTCGGCCTCAACCACCGCCATCCCCTGCTCGCCCGGCGCGAGGTGCGGCTGGCGTTGAACGCTGCCATCGACAGGCGCGCCCTCGTGACCTCCGTGCCGGGTGGCGTGGGCGTGCCC from Luteitalea sp. TBR-22 includes:
- a CDS encoding ABC transporter substrate-binding protein, whose amino-acid sequence is MIAPFDCSPGARADTRPAALLAVACASVCLITVATGACRRDDPVRPRPAASQHVTIAIPSLVAPDTPLLFVLTQTRLIRLDATGVEQPAFIERWSSSPDGLTWTLVVRPDERLHDGTQATAADVAARIREAAASPDAGPGLWPVVGVDALDDHRVRIRLKEPTSLLLETLALAEALPAGAYRNVAPPDAPPSLRAVVRAGEPAPAIGSVDIKRYDTPRAAVVALLRGEVDVLYEVPGEARALLDADGGVRIYPHVKPYVLTLGLNHRHPLLARREVRLALNAAIDRRALVTSVPGGVGVPAADLLWHQHWSRPHADDGRLLRHDPAAARAWLDSVGLTRRVDPGGVVKPRLTLRCLVLDEPLSVQVAARLQQAYDDVGIALDLEAVSLEQLLTRLETGKFETFVSPMVSGYGMGMAYLQYGPHDRPRIVDDGYVAGARASEAIRRASSREALAAAIADLHRVLIDDPPAVHLFWQETSRAVGRRITVPAEAGDVLASLPRWGVVTPP
- a CDS encoding sigma-54 dependent transcriptional regulator — protein: MPLPQKTLLIVDDDEGMRDTLTAILKREYRVLTVASAEDGLSRLRQTRIDLMLLDVRLPGMGGLELLRQVRELHDQVEIIMISAITDVETAVQAMKLGAYHYITKEFDYDALRALVRNASERQDLRNRVESLTAQVQAFDEEFVTGTSSAMKAVVSLVQKVAPLDTTVLITGESGTGKEMLARRIHAESDRRKGPFIAVNLAAIPSELVESTLFGHERGAFTGAVRQQLGKFELANGGTLFLDEIGDLRLDLQAKLLRAIQENEIERVGGRHPLRVDIRLVVATNADLSEAVRAGRFREDLFYRINVIPVRLPPLRDRLEDIGQLLEVFIRRYAIRFRKVVRAIEPAALAVLERYRWPGNIRELQNLAERMVAVCDKAEITEADLPLEVQLAALDAREANASESLLDQAVAAFERSYLLKALEKGEWNVAATARQLRLPLSTLKHRMSRLGLYDVTRRLRES
- a CDS encoding radical SAM/SPASM domain-containing protein, yielding MRASRFTLSTPLPGSDEVFLFNTLTESQIVVSPDVVDLIARVDRGEPVAGTRTTREAIRQLAELGFLVESAEAEQRALEAFFRDIREDATHLRVTVLTTLQCNFACDYCIQGDHQDHDAPEGRMSLDTAARVGDWIEARLDALGSPRFTLTFFGGEPLLNLPVVYALAERAWTACQARGVVMTISIITNGLLLTEAVVDRLLPFGLAGVKVTLDGDRATHDRLRPLRGGQGTFDRIIANLRAVAPKVRVSLGGNFDVESVASYPALLEFLRAEPFADRIAKLTFKPIIRGPKTGRALASSAVDGRRVIPLVEADRQPALGGTCMTAAGAGSGSTPCDTCGLADDAMGRLREQTLAAGFHTPDGVHMGPCELHRRHASTIGPDGSLYPCPGFTGEPGLRVGHVRAERHDAHRATRERFDRHAPWRACGDCALVPVCGGGCSVAAHNEQGDLDLPNCHKPAMLAALPALAAAAAVPA
- the lpdA gene encoding dihydrolipoyl dehydrogenase → MASAFDVVVIGAGTGGYVAAIRAAQLGLSTAVVEREQVLGGTCLNWGCIPTKALLEHAHAYKVAKAAKDWGITLGEAAQVGIDMGVVQDRKDKIVKGLTGGIGLLFKKNKIEWIKGTARLLGKGAVEVTAADGSVSQVTANKEIVVATGSSPRSVPGIAFDYKRIVTSNEAMSMREVPKSIIVMGSGAVGVEFASIFNSFGTAEVTVIELLPRIVPNEDAQVSETLEKSFRKKKIRVLTGTKVTGAVNKGDLVEVTAQLPDGKVETLSAEYLLVATGRGPVTEGLGVEALGLEMERGYIKVDPLMRTSVPGISAVGDVITLGTGAHKQLAHLSSAEGILAAERIAGHHVRPINYDHVPGCTYCDPEIGSVGLTEAQARERGYDVRVGTFPFGVLGRAKIANETEGFVKIVAETKYDEILGVHMIGPRATELVSQATLALRLECTVEELIRTIQAHPTMSEAVGEAAHATHGAAIHM